One window from the genome of Salvia splendens isolate huo1 chromosome 9, SspV2, whole genome shotgun sequence encodes:
- the LOC121746718 gene encoding dolichyl-diphosphooligosaccharide--protein glycosyltransferase 48 kDa subunit-like codes for MIKISLCLFLVSVPFFAIICSAFSEDRPTDRRVLVLLDDFAIKSSHSIFFKSLETRGFDLDFKLADDPKLALQRYGQYLYDAIVLFAPTIDRFGGSVDAASLLEFVDSGHDLILAADTSASDLIREIAVECGVDFDEDPTAMVIDHTNHAVSETEGHHTLIANDDFVNSEVILGSRKIEAPVLFKGIGHSINPSSSLVTKVLSASPAAYSANPKSKLSSPPTLIGSAISLVSVVQARNNARILISGSLTVFSDRFFRSGVQKAGSTTKHEKCGNEQFFVELSKWVFHERGHLKAVNVRHNKVGETDEPSMYRIKDDLEYSVEVYEWSGSSWEPYVAGDMQVQFYMMSPYVLKTLSSNEKGLYYTSFKIPDVYGVFQFKVEYQRLGYTALSLSKQIPVRPFRHNEYERFIPAALPYYGASFSMMSGFFVFTLVYLYTK; via the exons ATGATCAAGATATCTCTCTGTTTATTCTTGGTCTCTGTTCCGTTTTTCGCGATCATATGCTCCGCATTCTCTGAAGACAGACCCACGGATCGCCGTGTTCTGGTCCTGCTCGACGACTTCGCGATTAAGTCGTCGCATTCCATCTTCTTCAAGTCGTTGGAGACCAGAGGATTTGATCTCGATTTCAAGCTAGCGGATGATCCAAAGCTCGCTCTGCAGAGATATGGACAGTATTTGTATGACGCCATTGTTCTCTTCGCCCCGACAATTGATC ggtttggcgGGTCCGTCGATGCTGCGTCATTGCTAGAATTTGTTGATTCCGGTCATGATTTAATTCTGGCTGCCGATACATCGGCTTCAGACTTGATTAGAGAGATAGCTGTGGAATGCGGGGTTGATTTCGATGAG GACCCAACAGCTATGGTAATTGACCACACAAATCATGCAGTTTCAGAGACAGAAGGGCATCATACATTGATTGCCAATGATGACTTTGTTAATTCCGAGGTTATCTTGGGGAGCAGGAAAATAGAG GCTCCTGTTCTGTTTAAGGGAATTGGTCACTCTATAAATCCTTCAAGCAGCTTG GTGACAAAAGTTCTCTCTGCTTCACCAGCAGCATACTCGGCAAATCCAAAATCCAAGTTATCAAGTCCTCCCACTTTGATTGGTTCAGCAATCTCTTTGGTTTCTGTAGTCCAG GCAAGAAACAATGCTCGGATTCTGATATCGGGTTCACTTACTGTGTTCAGTGACAG GTTCTTCCGCTCTGGAGTACAGAAAGCTGGAAGCACTACCAA ACATGAGAAATGTGGGAATGAGCAATTTTTTGTTGAACTTAGCAAATGGGTGTTCCATGAAAGAGGTCATCTGAAG GCTGTGAATGTAAGACATAATAAAGTTGGTGAGACTGATGAACCTTCAATGTACAGAATAAAAGATGACCTG GAATACTCCGTGGAAGTATATGAGTGGTCTGGCAGTAGTTGGGAACCATATGTGGCTGGTGATATGCAGGTTCAGTTTTACATGATGAGCCCATATGTTCTGAAAACCCTGTCAAGCAATGAGAAG GGCCTTTATTATACATCTTTTAAGATTCCCGATGTTTATGGTGTTTTCCAGTTCAAAGTTGAGTACCAGAGACTTGGGTATACTGCCTTAAGTCTATCAAAGCAG